The following are encoded together in the Theileria orientalis strain Shintoku DNA, chromosome 1, complete genome genome:
- a CDS encoding DNA-directed RNA polymerase — protein sequence MLSYDSTVSTEIEGLSFSFLSSRDIRSLSFSEVKNVGRMGHESAGKSCIYDPCLGSTEIYRLCGSCNEMSNCDGHLGHIEFAIPLYHPMMMKSLCKLLKTVCFYCGRIKFRDWKLSKYVALFEMCQTGMLSDTKYLDQMLQEFDSKSDKHGELFRECREEMISSILTKIENTQKEERREGGGQRKGEKDEEYNVWNEIRNRFFEEGAKLSKCSHCGSNAKFSIKANDSCSIELSWPQTYLKPNLIKSYREFLETDCDLYSEAEMNKSEPKSETKMLEVVNMVNSDISSSQMDMLNPTGKSVNKVELQSFHLIPYLSHLFANYAKLLSHLFPQSRVHKYKIFFMECMGVSANRFRPPLITANKQIVLHTRSSSLLDIVTSNEFIKLLLQFKYGNRKEVNGVKGGSDGGEGVNGTKRGRKENNLIEYLVKMNYQIDEKQLEQFESYLKDYNDLNEAIRDQIVVLQKKLFQYMDNGNPRPGLKQTLEHKTGTIRQNMIGKRVNYSARTVIAPDCFIDTNQMGMPLKFAMELTVPEYVTRFNVNFLRKMVINGPKVYPGAKLLRDTNGKVYNLSALSHNERVAKSKLLLVGLAEGNAPKVVYRHILDGDVVLMNRQPTLHKPGIMAHFVKVLTRQKIFRLNYVNCSTYNADFDGDEMNLHLPQDYLSQSEAQLIANADCQFVVPKNGQPIRGLIQDHCQGGALLTSRDTFFTKAEFCNLVYLAVNSFVSATSSIYLGRQDLHHIEEDVKLDVQLHQLAKRLKMLSDPFARRITNRSIQVYLDLPAILYPKQLYTGKQVVTCVFKTLIDNIALGLGDLEFEKKYRGINLTSKSKTPGDAWGGCYDGDKEESTIVIRNSELLQGVLDKSQFGASSYGLTHLIFELLGPRVCGMLLNSFSYLFTSYLQMRGATCSPRDFLLTESAEKERLKILRRIKYTGLHLQELFMALSRNTKKQNLTNGSSKHSEVNGREKRLLVELKDDLKVFCEQVKSQVNSVTSGDLDACRSFGEFGKLLFKVLTECIGHSTGGIMRERVNNYVHRLLESCCRVPKVKNAILKYFADLPEDSNLNMVQLCFPTWLSECSERVSSTNGNRNGASGLHNGNGKGEQGSLSSRSSEGDDSTKYKLGDAYTTCSRFYNMVCKSPRGNDILSTFDRFFQSNIVGVSSDINELVDSTVVKFPRNGFATMVATGAKGSKVNFAMISCALSQQTLEGKRVPVMPSVRTLPCFAFGDFGSRAGGFITDRFLTGLRPQEYFFHCMSGREGLVDTCVKTAKTGYLQRCVLKAMEDVIVCYDATVRDSNGNVIQFKYGEDGIDVSKSSYLSQLQDLQVNQLYYSTGRRSSGSAFSKTGSSHCGDGYNSRTQRTDTYEGKTSGDYDPDFERYFNKCKCEPGDAVGCIAGQSIGEPATQMTLNTFHLAGHGATNVTLGIPRLLEILHNTSSCSTPFFSAPIRGNSEKEIAANAENATNALRKIYLSDVVHSVGIESNVYVNANSEKEWEYEATIQFDDLEQFKSKIGDFETQDILKLCSNCLLKSFMKRVMGQMIVTMDVNVPFELQDKSDQLEEFWNMFVMQKQIVKRDKISNRIRKMVLASGSSTRVPQKHFEDHDKIINLNTEASEREMGVVEQEEKEDEFDQEEEYEGDYDDEDADVDEDDEEENDSSASYSSSATQEAELPELDTQDVEGTPHQGEEADLSVDIDAFEHEQDADDPVLEQKTPQLKFRKQNISSIDRKVFQFVKSLDFSEETSTLKLKFGWPFAKCPYYLDLYPILKEEISRQTLRDSPNIRQSRIVCHTVNDKDEFTLHCDGTNLTRLFMIREDIVDFNVVKLNDVATVLKYYGIEAARSCIVSELNKVFSVYGITVDYRHLTLLADFMTQQGDVRTFTRYGMAKHTSPLLQMSFESTMKFLMSASERGAYDNLKTPSGALMAGRPVHVGSSLCRLMQVVDFDGRQHQDLNMFNSNYEL from the exons ATGCTGAGTTATGATTCTACAGTATCTACTGAGATAGAGGGActttccttctcctttcTCTCGAGCAGAGACATAAGGTCGCTCTCGTTCTCGGAAGTGAAGAATGTAGGAAGAATGGGACACGAGTCGGCAGGAAAGTCGTGTATCTACGACCCCTGCCTCGGGTCGACGGAGATATACAGGCTCTGCGGATCCTGCAACGAAATGTCGAATTGCGACGGACACCTGGGACACATAGAGTTCGCAATACCACTGTACCACCcgatgatgatgaagagCCTGTgtaagctgctgaagacg GTGTGTTTCTACTGCGGAAGGATCAAGTTCAGAGATTGGAAGCTCTCGAAGTACGTAGCGCTGTTCGAGATGTGCCAAACGGGAATGCTGTCGGACACGAAGTACCTGGACCAAATGCTGCAGGAGTTTGATAGTAA GTCGGATAAGCACGGAGAGTTGTTCAGAGAGTGCAGAGAGGAGATGATAAGCAGCATTCTCACTAAAATTGAGAACACCcagaaggaggagaggaGGGAAGGAGGAGGCCAGAGGAAGGGAGAGAAGGACGAGGAGTACAACGTGTGGAACGAGATAAGGAACAGGTTCTTCGAGGAGGGAGCGAAGCTGAGTAAGTGCTCGCACTGCGGGTCAAACGCGAAGTTCTCAATAAAAGCAAACGACTCGTGCTCAATAGAGCTGAGTTGGCCGCAGACGTACCTGAAGCCGAACCTGATAAAGAGCTACAGAGAGTTTCTGGAAACGGACTGTGATTTGTACTCGGAGGCAGAAATGAATAAAAGTGAACCGAAAAGTGAAA CGAAGATGCTGGAGGTTGTTAACATGGTTAACTCAGATATATCGTCGTCGCAAATGGACATGTTGAACCCGACGGGAAAGTCGGTGAACAAAGTGGAGCTGCAGTCGTTTCACCTGATACCGTACCTATCGCACCTGTTCGCAAACTACGCTAAGCTGCTATCGCACCTATTTCCACAGTCGAGAGTACAcaagtataaaatattcttcATGGAGTGCATGGGAGTGTCAGCAAATAGGTTTAGACCGCCGCTAATAACGGCAAACAAGCAAATAGTGTTGCACACGAGGTCGTCATCACTGTTGGACATAGTGACGTCAAACGAGTTTATAAAGTTGCTGCTGCAGTTTAAATACGGAAACAGAAAGGAGGTAAATGGAGTCA AAGGTGGGAGTGATGGTGGCGAGGGAGTAAATGGGACCAAGAGAGGACGCAAAGAAAACAATTTGATCGAATACCTGGTGAAGATGAACTACCAGATAGATGAGAAGCAGCTGGAGCAATTCGAGAGTTACCTGAAGGACTATAATGACCTGAACGAAGCAATAAGAGATCAGATAGTAGTCTTGCAGAAGAAGCTGTTCCAGTACATGGATAACGGGAACCCGAGACCAGGACTGAAGCAGACGCTGGAGCACAAAACGGGAACGATCAGACAGAACATGATAGGAAAGAGAGTCAACTACTCAGCAAGGACAGTTATCGCGCCGGACTGCTTCATAGACACGAATCAGATGGGAATGCCGCTCAAGTTCGCAATGGAGTTGACAGTGCCGGAGTACGTGACGAGGTTCAACGTCAACTTCCTGAGGAAAATGGTCATCAACGGGCCTAAGGTGTACCCGGGAGCGAAGCTCCTGAGAGACACGAACGGGAAGGTCTACAACCTCTCGGCGCTGAGCCACAACGAGCGGGTGGCGAagtcgaagctgctgctggtgggTCTGGCGGAGGGGAACGCGCCGAAGGTGGTCTACAGGCACATCCTCGACGGAGACGTGGTGCTGATGAACAGACAGCCGACGCTGCACAAGCCGGGAATCATGGCGCACTTCGTTAAGGTGCTCACGCGCCAGAAGATATTCAGGCTCAACTACGTCAACTGCAGCACCTACAACGCGGACTTCGACGGAGACGAAATGAACCTGCACCTGCCGCAGGACTACCTGTCGCAGTCGGAGGCGCAGCTAATCGCAAACGCGGACTGCCAGTTCGTGGTGCCCAAAAACGGACAGCCGATCAGAGGGCTGATCCAGGACCACTGCCAGGGAGGAGCGCTGCTGACGAGCAGAGACACGTTCTTCACGAAGGCGGAGTTCTGCAACCTCGTATACCTGGCGGTTAACTCCTTCGTGAGCGCGACCTCCTCGATATACCTGGGACGACAGGACCTGCACCACATCGAGGAGGACGTTAAGCTGGACGTGCAGCTGCACCAGCTGGCGAAGAGGCTGAAGATGCTCTCGGACCCATTCGCGAGGAGAATAACGAACCGGAGCATCCAGGTGTACCTGGACCTGCCGGCAATACTGTACCCGAAGCAGCTGTACACGGGCAAGCAGGTGGTAACGTGCGTGTTTAAAACGCTGATCGACAACATCGCGCTGGGGCTGGGAGACCTGGAGTTCGAGAAGAAGTACAGAGGAATTAACCTGACGTCGAAGTCGAAGACGCCGGGAGACGCCTGGGGAGGGTGCTACGACGGAGACAAGGAGGAGTCGACGATCGTGATAAGGAACTCGGAGCTGCTCCAGGGAGTGCTGGACAAGTCGCAGTTCGGAGCAAGTTCGTACGGACTCACGCACCTGATATTCGAGCTGCTGGGACCGCGAGTGTGCGGAATGCTGCTGAACAGCTTCTCGTACCTGTTCACGTCATATCTGCAGATGAGAGGAGCGACTTGCAGTCCGAGGGACTTCCTGCTGACGGAATCGgcagaaaaggaaaggTTGAAAATACTGAGAAGAATAAAGTACACAGGACTGCACCTGCAGGAGTTGTTCATGGCGCTATCAAGGAACACGAAAAAACAGAATCTCACAAACGGCTCGAGCAA GCACAGTGAAGTGAATGGGAGGGAGAAGAGATTGTTAGTTGAGTTGAAGGATGACCTTAAGGTTTTCTGCGAACAGGTGAAAAGTCAAGTGAATAGTGTTACGTCGGGGGATTTAGACGCCTGCAGATCATTTGGAGAGTTCGGAAAGCTGCTATTCAAGGTCTTGACAGAATGTATTGGACACAGCACAGGCGGTATCATGAGAGAAAGAGTCAACAACTATGTGCATCGATTGCTGGAGTCGTGTTGCAGAGTGCCGAAAGTGAAGAACGCGATTCTGAAGTACTTTGCAGACCTGCCGGAGGACTCGAACCTGAACATGGTGCAGCTGTGTTTCCCTACATGGTTGTCAGAGTGCTCGGAAAGAGTGTCTAGCACGAACGGTAACAGGAATGGAGCAAGCGGGTTGCACAACGGAAACGGAAAGGGAGAGCAGGGCTCGCTGAGTAGCAGGTCCTCAGAAGGCGACGACAGCACAAAATATAAGCTAGGAGACGCGTACACGACGTGCAGCAGGTTCTACAACATGGTCTGCAAAAGCCCGAGAGGGAACGACATCCTGAGCACGTTCGACAGGTTCTTCCAGAGCAACATCGTGGGAGTGTCGAGCGACATCAACGAGCTGGTGGACAGCACGGTGGTCAAGTTCCCGAGAAACGGCTTCGCAACCATGGTGGCAACGGGCGCGAAGGGAAGCAAGGTCAACTTCGCAATGATATCCTGCGCACTATCGCAGCAGACGCTCGAGGGCAAGAGAGTGCCCGTGATGCCCTCGGTGAGGACGCTCCCCTGCTTCGCCTTCGGAGACTTCGGCTCGAGGGCAGGAGGATTCATCACGGACAGGTTCCTGACGGGGCTGAGGCCTCAGGAGTACTTCTTCCACTGTATGTCGGGGAGGGAGGGGCTGGTCGACACGTGCGTGAAGACGGCGAAGACGGGATACCTGCAGAGGTGCGTTCTCAAGGCCATGGAGGACGTGATCGTCTGCTACGACGCGACGGTGAGGGACTCGAACGGGAACGTGATCCAGTTCAAGTACGGCGAGGACGGAATCGACGTGTCCAAGAGCTCGTACCTGTCGCAGCTGCAGGACCTGCAGGTAAACCAGCTGTACTACTCGACGGGCCGCAGGTCGAGCGGGAGCGCCTTTTCCAAAACGGGCAGTAGCCACTGTGGCGACGGTTATAACAGCAGGACCCAACGTACTGATACATATGAGGGT AAAACGAGTGGAGACTACGACCCGGATTTTGAAAGGTACTTCAACAAGTGTAAGTGTGAGCCGGGAGACGCAGTGGGATGCATAGCAGGGCAGTCCATAGGAGAGCCAGCAACGCAGATGACGCTTAACACGTTTCACCTTGCGGGACACGGAGCGACGAACGTGACGCTGGGAATACCGAGGCTGCTGGAAATACTGCACAACACGTCGAGCTGCTCGACGCCGTTCTTCTCAGCGCCAATCAGAGGAAACAGCGAAAAGGAAATCGCAGCAAACGCAGAAAACGCAACGAACGCACTGAGGAAAATATACTTGTCAGACGTCGTGCACTCAGTGGGAATCGAAAGCAACGTGTACGTCAACGCAAACTCGGAGAAGGAGTGGGAGTACGAGGCAACAATACAGTTTGACGACCTGGAGCAGTTCAAAAGCAAGATCGGAGACTTTGAGACGCAGGACATACTGAAGCTGTGCTCAAACTGCCTGCTCAAGTCGTTCATGAAGAGAGTGATGGGCCAGATGATCGTGACGATGGACGTGAATGTGCCCTTCGAGCTGCAGGACAAGAGCGACCAGCTGGAGGAGTTCTGGAACATGTTCGTGATGCAGAAGCAGATAGTGAAGAGGGACAAGATTTCGAACAGGATAAGGAAAATGGTGCTGGCATCAGGCTCCTCGACGAGAGTGCCTCAGAAACATTTCGAAGACCacgataaaataattaaccTGAACACGGAGGCTTCGGAAAGAGAAATGGGAGTGGTGGAGcaggaggagaaggaagacGAGTTTGACCAGGAAGAGGAGTACGAAGGAGActacgacgacgaggacgcAGACGTTGATGAGGATGATGAGGAAGAAAACGA CAGTTCTGCGAGTTACAGTTCAAGCGCGACGCAGGAAGCAGAGCTGCCGGAGCTGGACACGCAGGACGTCGAGGGGACTCCGCACCAAGGAGAAGAGGCGGACCTGAGCGTGGACATTGACGCGTTCGAGCACGAGCAGGACGCGGACGACCCAGTGCTGGAGCAGAAGACGCCGCAGCTTAAGTTCAGAAAGCAGAACATATCGTCAATAGACAGGAAAG tGTTCCAATTTGTGAAGTCGCTGGACTTCTCCGAGGAAACGTCGACTCTTAAACTCAAGTTCGGATGGCCCTTCGCAAAGTGCCCCTA CTATCTGGACCTGTACCCTATACTCAAGGAGGAAATATCCCGTCAGACGCTTAGGGACTCTCCGAACATAAGGCAGTCGAGAATAGTCTGCCACACGGTGAACGACAAGGACGAGTTCACGCTGCACTGCGACGGGACGAACCTGACGAGGTTGTTCATGATCAGGGAGGACATCGTCGACTTCAACGTCGTGAAGCTGAACGACGTGGCGACGGTGCTGAAGTACTACGGAATCGAGGCGGCGCGGTCGTGCATCGTTTCAGAGTTGAACAAGGTGTTTTCAGTGTACGGCATCACGGTGGACTACAGACACCTAACACTGTTGGCCGACTTCATGACGCAGCAAG GCGACGTCAGAACCTTCACGAGATACGGCATGGCAAAACACACATCTCCACTGCTGCAAATGTCGTTCGAGTCCACCATGAAGTTCCTCATGAGCGCCTCGGAGCGAGGAGCGTACGACAACCTGAAGACGCCCTCGGGGGCACTCATGGCTGGGCGGCCCGTTCACGTGGGCTCTAGCCTGTGCAGACTGATGCAAGTGGTTGACTTCGACGGAAGGCAGCACCAGGACCTCAACATGTTCAACAGCAATTATGAGCTCTAG